TGTCGCAGAAACCACGCATCATGAACGACTATCGGGATCTGATCTGGTCGCTGGTCCCGCTGGTACTGATCTGCGTGGTGCTCGCGGCGGTGGCCAGCCAGTGCACCTTCTCCACGCACGGGCCCACACCCGGCGAAGTCCCGAATTTCGATGTGCGGTCGGCATTGCACGACGACGCCCGGATGCTCTCGTTCCCGATCCGCGATCCCGCGGTGCCGGCGGACTGGAAGTCCAACTCCGGTAGTCGCGACACGATCACCGGTCCCAGCGGCGGCACCGTCAGCACGGTCGGCTACATCACCGGCAACGGCACCTATCTGCAGCTGAGTCAGTCCAATGCCACCGAGAGCGCCCTCGCCGACCATGTGGTCAGCACCCGCAGCCCGTCGGGAACGCGGATGGTCGGTGCGCAGAAGTGGACCGTGTACCACGTCTCCGACAGTGAGCCCGCCTGGATCGCGGACTTCGGCACCAGCCGGGTGCTGATCAAGGGCGCTGCCGGGGAGGGCGCCTACTCGGCGCTGGCGAACGCGGTCGGCGCGGCGCAACCGCTGCGGCCCTGACCGATTCAGCGGTGGCTGACGACGTTGACCACCGTGCCGTCCGGATCGCGTACGAAGAACCGCCGCACACCCCAGGGTTCGTCGCGCAGCGCGTAGACCACCTCGGCCCCCGCGGCGACCATCGTCTCGTATGCCCCGTCGACATCGGCCACCTCGACACTGATATCCGGCTGCGGCTCATCGGCGTTCGCGCCGACGAGCATGATCTGCGCGGTCGGATTGTCCGGAGAGGCCACGGTGACCGCCCAGCCGAGATCCATCACCTCGTCGAAGCCGAGCGCGCGGTAGAACGCACGGCTGCGCTCCATATCGGCGACCCGCAGATCGGGTACTACGCGTCGGATTCCCATACTCATTCCTCCCCGTGCGCCTCGCGCCGGGACAGTGCGTCCTCGACCCGCTGCCGGGCGCCGGCCAGATGTGCTTCGCAGCGATTGGCGAGCGCCTCGCCGCGTTCCCACAGCGCGAGTGAATCGTCGAGATCCATACCGCCCTGTTCCAGCATCTTCACGACGTTGACCAGCTCGTCGCGGGCACGTTCGTAGCCGAAGGTCTCGATTTCGGCGAGGTCGCTGTCGGTCACTGCGTCTCCTCGTGGTCGGGTGCGGACTTGTCCGGGATCGGGTTGGTCAGCGCCTGGCTGCCCAGGGCTGCGGCGCTGACCGCGCCATCGGCCACCCGGATGCGCAACTGGGTGCCCGGTGGCGAATCGGCGACGGTCCGCACGACATGCCGTTGCGAACCCGTCACCCGTTGGACGACGGCGTATCCGCGGGCCAGGGTCGCGGCCGGGCCGACGGCGGTGAGTTTGTCGCGCAGATGTCGCGCGGTGGTGGCCTCGGCGGTCAGGGTGTGCCCGACGGCACGGTGGGCGGCGGTGCGCAGTCGCTCGACCTCGTCGCGGCGCTGGTCCAGCAGGCGCAGCGGATCGGCGAGTACCGGGCGTGACCGCAGCTGTCGAACGTGGCGTGCCTCGCGTTCGACCCAGCCGCGTAGCGCCGCGGCCGAGCGCTCCCGGAGGTCGTGCACGCCCGCGAGTTCGGCCGCCGCGTCCGGGACGAGGCGTTTGGCGGCATCGGTCGGGGTCGCCGCGCGCAGGTCCGCGACGTAGTCCGACAGCGGATTGTCCGGTTCATGCCCGATCGCGCTCACGATCGGCGTGGTCGCGGAAACGATGGCCCGGCACAGGGTTTCGTCGGAGAACGGCAGCAGGTCCTCGACACTGCCGCCACCGCGCGCGAGCACGATCACCTCGACCTCGGGATCGTCGTCCAACTCGGCGAGAGCGTCGAGGATCTGCGGCACCGCGGACGCGCCCTGTACGGCGGTATTGCGAATGTCGAAACGTACGGCGGGCCAGCGCTGCTGGGCGACGGTCACCACATCGTGTTCGGCGGCGCTGGCGCGCCCGGTGATCAGGCCGATCGTTCTGGGCAGGAACGGAATCGGCCGCTTCAGACGGGGATCGAACAGGCCCTCGGCGGCCAGCAGCGCCTTCAACCGTTCGATGCGCGCCAGCAGTTCACCGATTCCGACCGGGCGAATCTCGGTGACCCGCAACGAGATCGTGCCGCGTCCGGTGAAATAGGACAGCTTGCCGTGGACGACCACCCGGCTGCCCTCCTGCAGCGGCACCGCCGATCCGCGTAGTAACTGCGGATCGCAGGTGATCGACAGCGACATATCGGCTGCCGTGTCCCGCAGCACCAGGAATGCGGTGCGAGTGCCCGGGCGCAGATTGATCTGGGTGATCTGCCCCTCGACCCAGACGCTGCCCAGCCGATCGATCCACTGCGCCACCTTCATCGCGATGGTGCGCACCGGCCACGGCTGCTCGGCCGAACTGGCGGGGCGGGCGGCTCGCGCCGGCTCTCCGGAGGCTCGGGCCCCGGTAGCCGGCGCGTCGGCGTGTGAGTCGGTCACTTGGCCTGCACGGTGGCGATCCGGTTCGTCAGCATGGTCACGAACGGCGCCCGGTCGAAGGTCTGCTTCTCGTATTCGAGCAGCGCGGCCAGATCCTCGACGCTGAGCATGCGCAGGCGTGCCCGCAACTGGGCCAGCGTCATATTCGCGTAGTCGTAGCGGGAGGCGACCTCGGGTTCGATGGCACCGCGCCGGTCGGCGGGCTGCTCGGGCTCCGGGGCCGGCTCCGGGGCGTCGGCCGCCTCGGGCTCGGTCTCCGCGGCCGGTTCGACCTCCGGTGCCGACTCGGTTTCGGGTTCCGCGGTGTGAGATGCGGCATACCCGTTGGTCTGCGACGCGCCGGTGATCGCGGTGACCGTCGCCGGGGCGTCGGTGGCCGCGTCGGCGTCGGCGAACAGATCGAAACGACTGAGCCGGGCCGCGAAATCGGCGGTGCCGAGCGGTTGCTCCTCGTCGAGATCCTCGTCGAAGGTGGCCCATTCCGGCTGTTCGACCGGGCGATTGCCCAATCGATCGAATACCTCGTCACCTTTGAGCGCGAGACTGGTCACGAACTGCTGCAGATGCATCGACGTCTGCAGCAGCTGACTGATCGCGGTAATCGGCAAATGCATTGCCACGGTAGGTAACCGGCGAGTTTCCTCGAGTGCGTAGACGGCGGCCCCAGCGGCGACCCGGGCCAGGTAGGGAGGTCGGAACATGTCCCTAGCCTGCCCGAAACGGCCGGTGATGCAAAGAACAGAGTTCACATGTTCCATTGTCGCGCCGTCTGGGCGATCGCGCGGCACCCGCTGTCGTGCGGGCGAGGCTGTACCACGCGCGGTGCGCACGTAAGCTGTGACCATGTCCTCGGCTATCCCCCTGAATGTCGGAATCGCCCGGTCGGCCGATGCGGTCGGCGCCGGCGCGGGCAAGCGGGTGCTGCTCGCCGAACCCCGTGGTTACTGCGCGGGTGTGGACCGGGCGGTGGAAACCGTGGAGCGCACCCTGGACAAGCACGGTGCGCCGATCTACGTCCGCAAGGAGATCGTGCACAACCGCCACGTGGTGGAGACGCTGCGCGACCGCGGCGTGGTCTTCGTCGACGAGACCGACGAGGTCCCCGAGGGAGCGGTGCTGGTGTTCTCCGCGCACGGCGTATCGCCCGCGGTGCACGAGGCCGCGGCCGCGCGCAGCCTGCACACCATCGATGCGACCTGCCCGCTGGTGACCAAGGTCCATCAGGAGGCCAAGCGCTTCGCCCGCGACGATTTCGACATCCTGCTCATCGGCCACGAGGGCCACGAGGAGGTGGAGGGCACCGCGGGTGAGGCGCCCGACCACGTCCAGCTGGTCGACGGTCCGGACGCGGTCGACGATGTGCGGGTCCGCGACGAGAACAAGGTGATCTGGCTGTCGCAGACCACCCTGTCGGTGGACGAGACCATGGAGACCGTGCAGCGGTTGCGCAAGCGTTTCCCGAATCTGCAGGATCCGCCGAGCGACGATATCTGCTACGCCACCCAGAACCGGCAGGTCGCGGTGAAGGCGATGGCCCCCGAATGCGATCTGGTGATCGTGGTCGGCTCCCGCAACTCCTCCAATTCCAGGCGTCTGGTGGAGGTCGCGCTGAACGCGGGCGCGAAGGCGTCCTATCTGGTGGATTTCGCCCGCGAGGTCGATCCGGCCTGGTTCGAGGGTGTGACCACGGTGGGCATCACCTCCGGCGCCTCGGTGCCCGAGATTCTGGTGCGCGGAGTGCTGGATCTGCTCGCCGAGCACGGCTACGGCGAGGTGCAGCCGGTGACGACCGCCAACGAGACCCTGGTCTTCGCCCTCCCGCGCGAGTTGCGCACCAGCGCTCGGCGCTGAGGTATCGGCTGAGGTATCGGCTGAGGTATCGGCTGAGGGTTCCCGGCTCTGCGGCCGATACTCGAAATCCTACGCGCTGAAGGGTTTTCGTCCCGCCTCGACCGCACCGGAAAGGTCGGGACGGAGACGGGTAACGCCGCGCCCGTGCGAGACGATCACTGTGCGTGGGGAATTCGGGGAATGTCTACGCCGGCCGCGCCGCGGTGGATTCGTCGCGTGATGCGGCCGGATCAGCGGTCGCGGTAGCGGACGTTCGGCCGCGGATGCGGCGGGACATCGCTGGGCGGCTGGGGACGTCCGCGACGGGGCTGCGGTTCGGCGACCCGGGTGCGTTCCGCGGTGCGGGTGCGTTCACCGGTCCGAGGGTACGACGCGCCGGCGGAGACGCGCGGTGGGCGCTCGGCCACCTTGCCGCCCGTCCGGCGCCCGGCGCGCGCGGGTTCGGGCTCCGCGGACCGCTTGGCCGCCCCGGCGCCGCGTTTGGCGGCCTCACCGCGCTTGGTGGCCCTGGCGGCCTCGGAATCGCGCTTCTGAGCGCGAGAGCTACGACGCAGTGTGTCCTCGGCCCCCGCGGGCTTGCGGCTACGGCGGGCACGGTCGGCGCCCGAGCGCGGATTCCAGCTGTCGCTGCCACGGGCGCGTTCGCGAGCCGGGCGCGGGGCGGTGTCGCCGTTGCGATAGAGCCAGACCCGCAGGGCGCCCAGCAGCAGAGTGAGCACCGTCGCGATGGCCATGGTGGGGAACCGGTTGACCAACGGAATCGCCAGGTTCAGCAGAATGTCCTTCACCGAGGTGGAGCTGTGGCCGGTGAGCTGCTGATAGGCGAGCGGTACCGCGATGAACAGGAGTAACGGCGGAGTCACCATGGTGGTGAACAAACCGCGATAGCGAACCACGCAGGCCGCGATCAGACATCCGATGATGTAGAAGGCGGCGAAGACGTGAGTCAGCTCTCTACCGCTGCTTCCGGAGTCGATGAAGAATCCGATGAAGGTGCACGCCACCGCGATCAGAACCGCGGCGCCGGCGGGCACACCGGGTACCGACGGGACGATCGAGAGGTGCGAGGCGGGTACATCGGATCGCTCGCGTTGGGTAGCTGCCACGTAAAGCACACTATCTGCCGCGGCCGGAACGTGCGTCGAGGCCGGGCGGGGGCCGGAGTTACTCGTTGGTGTCCGAGAAGCCTACCGCGCGCGGCCACGACTGAACGGGAGCAATTGCCGGAACGGCTCGATCACCGATATCGAGATCGTGCAGGCGACGCGCCGTGACCATCACGCGGGACTCGATCGACGCCACTGTGTGGTTGAAAGCGTCGACGGCCTTACCGAGTTGAGTGCCGAGCTTGTCGAGGTGGGCGCCGGTCGTCGACAGCCGGGTGTATAGGTCCCGGCCCAGTTGCTGAACGATTGCCATGTCTCGAGACAAGGCCTCCTGTCGCCATCCGAATGCGACCGTCCGCAGTAATGCGATCAAGGTTGTCGGCGTAGCGAGGATCACATTGCGGCCGAAGGCGTACTCGAGGAGACCCGAGTCGGCGGTCAGAGCGGCGTCGAGAAACGGGTCACCGGGGATGAACAGCACCACGAACTCCGGACTGGGGTCGAACGCCTCCCAATACGCCTTGCCGGCCAGCTGGTCGATATGGGCGCGTAGATGTTTGGCGTGGCGGGCGAGTTGCTCGGTGCGCCGTCGCGGATCGGTCTCGGCGGTGGCGTCCAGATAGGCCGTCAGCGGTACCTTGGCATCGACCACCAGGCTCCGGTCCCCGGCCAGCCGCACCACCAGATCGGGCCGGACCATGCCGTCGCGGCCGGCGGCGGTCACCTGGGTGTCGAAATCACAGTGTTTGGTCATCCCCGCCAGTTCGACCACACGCT
The genomic region above belongs to Nocardia spumae and contains:
- a CDS encoding exodeoxyribonuclease VII small subunit produces the protein MTDSDLAEIETFGYERARDELVNVVKMLEQGGMDLDDSLALWERGEALANRCEAHLAGARQRVEDALSRREAHGEE
- a CDS encoding VOC family protein produces the protein MGIRRVVPDLRVADMERSRAFYRALGFDEVMDLGWAVTVASPDNPTAQIMLVGANADEPQPDISVEVADVDGAYETMVAAGAEVVYALRDEPWGVRRFFVRDPDGTVVNVVSHR
- a CDS encoding 4-hydroxy-3-methylbut-2-enyl diphosphate reductase — encoded protein: MSSAIPLNVGIARSADAVGAGAGKRVLLAEPRGYCAGVDRAVETVERTLDKHGAPIYVRKEIVHNRHVVETLRDRGVVFVDETDEVPEGAVLVFSAHGVSPAVHEAAAARSLHTIDATCPLVTKVHQEAKRFARDDFDILLIGHEGHEEVEGTAGEAPDHVQLVDGPDAVDDVRVRDENKVIWLSQTTLSVDETMETVQRLRKRFPNLQDPPSDDICYATQNRQVAVKAMAPECDLVIVVGSRNSSNSRRLVEVALNAGAKASYLVDFAREVDPAWFEGVTTVGITSGASVPEILVRGVLDLLAEHGYGEVQPVTTANETLVFALPRELRTSARR
- a CDS encoding DUF4245 domain-containing protein, whose product is MSQKPRIMNDYRDLIWSLVPLVLICVVLAAVASQCTFSTHGPTPGEVPNFDVRSALHDDARMLSFPIRDPAVPADWKSNSGSRDTITGPSGGTVSTVGYITGNGTYLQLSQSNATESALADHVVSTRSPSGTRMVGAQKWTVYHVSDSEPAWIADFGTSRVLIKGAAGEGAYSALANAVGAAQPLRP
- a CDS encoding DUF6542 domain-containing protein, whose product is MAATQRERSDVPASHLSIVPSVPGVPAGAAVLIAVACTFIGFFIDSGSSGRELTHVFAAFYIIGCLIAACVVRYRGLFTTMVTPPLLLFIAVPLAYQQLTGHSSTSVKDILLNLAIPLVNRFPTMAIATVLTLLLGALRVWLYRNGDTAPRPARERARGSDSWNPRSGADRARRSRKPAGAEDTLRRSSRAQKRDSEAARATKRGEAAKRGAGAAKRSAEPEPARAGRRTGGKVAERPPRVSAGASYPRTGERTRTAERTRVAEPQPRRGRPQPPSDVPPHPRPNVRYRDR
- the xseA gene encoding exodeoxyribonuclease VII large subunit — its product is MRTIAMKVAQWIDRLGSVWVEGQITQINLRPGTRTAFLVLRDTAADMSLSITCDPQLLRGSAVPLQEGSRVVVHGKLSYFTGRGTISLRVTEIRPVGIGELLARIERLKALLAAEGLFDPRLKRPIPFLPRTIGLITGRASAAEHDVVTVAQQRWPAVRFDIRNTAVQGASAVPQILDALAELDDDPEVEVIVLARGGGSVEDLLPFSDETLCRAIVSATTPIVSAIGHEPDNPLSDYVADLRAATPTDAAKRLVPDAAAELAGVHDLRERSAAALRGWVEREARHVRQLRSRPVLADPLRLLDQRRDEVERLRTAAHRAVGHTLTAEATTARHLRDKLTAVGPAATLARGYAVVQRVTGSQRHVVRTVADSPPGTQLRIRVADGAVSAAALGSQALTNPIPDKSAPDHEETQ
- a CDS encoding lipid droplet-associated protein, producing the protein MFRPPYLARVAAGAAVYALEETRRLPTVAMHLPITAISQLLQTSMHLQQFVTSLALKGDEVFDRLGNRPVEQPEWATFDEDLDEEQPLGTADFAARLSRFDLFADADAATDAPATVTAITGASQTNGYAASHTAEPETESAPEVEPAAETEPEAADAPEPAPEPEQPADRRGAIEPEVASRYDYANMTLAQLRARLRMLSVEDLAALLEYEKQTFDRAPFVTMLTNRIATVQAK
- a CDS encoding DNA recombination protein RmuC, which produces MTASMLFALLLVFCAGAGLGWLGHAARAGQRAAAAEAQLSALRDNEQLLRQSLGAASADAARHNSHAIGTLVEPLREALGSLNQHIQQVEHNRINAYSGLREQVAGMQQISQQLSTQTGQLVSALRAPQVRGRWGEVQLERVVELAGMTKHCDFDTQVTAAGRDGMVRPDLVVRLAGDRSLVVDAKVPLTAYLDATAETDPRRRTEQLARHAKHLRAHIDQLAGKAYWEAFDPSPEFVVLFIPGDPFLDAALTADSGLLEYAFGRNVILATPTTLIALLRTVAFGWRQEALSRDMAIVQQLGRDLYTRLSTTGAHLDKLGTQLGKAVDAFNHTVASIESRVMVTARRLHDLDIGDRAVPAIAPVQSWPRAVGFSDTNE